A single genomic interval of Bradyrhizobium japonicum USDA 6 harbors:
- a CDS encoding tripartite tricarboxylate transporter TctB family protein — protein MTSGDPVLPRRVDRAGIVIAVLLAGLAAVLVWDARGLQSTAMYGMGPEAMPVVVATGLALLAIGNFIDALRGNLPARESADPVPVVLILVGLALLIAIIGFGGGFILATSALFVTTSAAFGRRAIVVDSIIALVMSTLIYLAFDRLLTLSLPTGPLERLL, from the coding sequence ATGACCTCAGGCGATCCCGTCCTGCCGCGGCGCGTCGATCGCGCCGGCATAGTCATCGCTGTATTGCTCGCAGGTCTTGCTGCGGTGCTGGTCTGGGATGCGCGCGGGCTGCAATCCACTGCGATGTACGGGATGGGACCGGAGGCAATGCCGGTCGTGGTCGCCACCGGCCTCGCGCTGCTCGCGATCGGCAATTTCATCGACGCGCTGCGCGGCAATCTGCCGGCGCGCGAGAGCGCCGATCCCGTGCCGGTGGTTCTGATCCTGGTAGGCCTTGCGCTCCTCATTGCCATCATCGGCTTCGGCGGCGGCTTCATCCTGGCGACGTCGGCGCTGTTCGTGACGACGTCGGCGGCGTTTGGGCGCCGTGCCATCGTCGTCGACAGCATCATCGCCCTCGTGATGTCGACCCTCATCTATCTCGCGTTCGACCGGCTGTTGACGCTGAGCCTTCCGACCGGCCCGCTGGAGCGACTGCTGTGA
- a CDS encoding adenine deaminase C-terminal domain-containing protein gives MTRLTRFAVAPLHSMTRRLADVASARVAPDLVVTGARLLSTYSERIHPGREVWITGGRVAAVKPAGAAKKVWGGVPLYDAAGGLIAPGLVDPHIHIESSMVTACAYAEAALLNGTTTIFCDSHEIGNVMDVAGVEAMLEDAREAPLSIFLTVPSTVPATSAELETAGGDLTPDKIAGLFDRWPEAVALGEKMDFVPVTMGDERSHAILAAALKRGRPVSGHVYGREFVAAYAASGVTDTHEAIDRDIADDLLDAGVWVFLRGGPPTTPWHSLPQAIRTITELGASHKRTAVCTDDRDADDLLLFGLDWVVREAVKAGMSPEQAWSMGSLHGATRFGMEGDIGGLGGGRRADLVLMDDQLKPQCTWYGGELVVEHGKITPRLDQALSQRYQYPKAAYATVKLPEEVKLTPELPAKACTVNAIKTALPGITLIHEKLAIEPAKDWPSLFERYGLCFVTVVERHGKSAGNVAYGLLKDFGLKRGAVASSVGHDSHNIIVAGTNEGDMQAAISAIKAEQGGVCVVADGKVRAMVPLPIAGLLSDKRVTEVAEAVKVLKKEWAEAGCTIPYMGFNLIPLSVIPEIRITDKGLVLVPQMELAPLFE, from the coding sequence ATGACCAGACTTACCCGCTTCGCCGTCGCACCGCTGCATTCGATGACCCGGCGTCTGGCCGATGTCGCCTCCGCCCGCGTCGCACCGGATCTCGTGGTCACGGGGGCGCGGCTGCTTTCGACCTATTCGGAGCGCATCCATCCCGGTCGGGAGGTCTGGATCACCGGCGGCCGCGTCGCAGCGGTGAAGCCGGCCGGGGCGGCGAAGAAGGTCTGGGGCGGAGTGCCGCTTTACGACGCCGCCGGCGGCCTCATCGCGCCGGGGCTGGTCGATCCGCACATCCACATCGAATCCTCCATGGTGACGGCCTGCGCCTATGCCGAGGCTGCGCTCCTCAACGGCACCACCACGATCTTCTGCGACAGCCACGAGATCGGCAACGTCATGGATGTCGCCGGTGTCGAGGCGATGCTCGAGGACGCGCGCGAGGCGCCGCTCTCGATCTTTTTGACGGTGCCGAGCACGGTGCCGGCCACGTCGGCGGAACTGGAGACCGCGGGCGGCGATCTCACGCCGGACAAGATCGCCGGCCTGTTCGACCGCTGGCCCGAAGCGGTCGCGCTCGGCGAGAAGATGGATTTCGTGCCTGTCACGATGGGTGACGAGCGTAGCCATGCCATCCTTGCCGCTGCCTTGAAGCGGGGACGGCCGGTGTCCGGACACGTTTACGGCCGCGAATTCGTCGCAGCCTATGCGGCGAGCGGCGTCACCGACACCCATGAGGCGATCGATCGCGACATCGCCGACGATCTGCTCGACGCCGGCGTCTGGGTGTTCCTGCGCGGCGGTCCGCCGACCACGCCCTGGCACTCGCTGCCGCAGGCGATCCGCACCATCACCGAGCTCGGCGCGTCGCACAAACGTACGGCCGTGTGCACCGACGACCGTGATGCCGACGATCTTCTGCTGTTCGGTCTCGACTGGGTGGTGCGCGAGGCCGTAAAGGCCGGCATGTCGCCCGAACAGGCCTGGTCGATGGGCTCGCTGCATGGCGCCACACGCTTCGGCATGGAGGGCGATATTGGCGGGCTCGGCGGCGGCCGCCGCGCGGATCTCGTACTGATGGACGATCAGCTCAAGCCGCAATGCACCTGGTATGGCGGCGAGCTGGTGGTCGAGCATGGCAAGATCACGCCGCGGCTCGATCAGGCGCTGTCGCAACGCTATCAATATCCGAAGGCGGCCTATGCGACCGTCAAGCTTCCGGAGGAGGTCAAGCTGACGCCGGAGCTGCCGGCGAAGGCGTGTACCGTCAATGCCATCAAGACCGCGCTGCCGGGCATTACGCTGATCCATGAGAAGCTCGCGATCGAGCCGGCCAAGGATTGGCCGTCGCTGTTTGAGCGCTACGGCCTGTGCTTCGTCACGGTGGTCGAGCGCCACGGCAAGTCGGCCGGCAATGTCGCTTACGGCCTGCTGAAGGATTTCGGCCTGAAGCGCGGGGCGGTCGCCTCCAGCGTCGGGCACGACAGCCATAACATCATCGTCGCCGGCACCAACGAGGGCGACATGCAGGCGGCGATATCGGCCATCAAGGCGGAGCAGGGCGGCGTTTGCGTCGTCGCCGACGGCAAGGTGAGGGCGATGGTCCCGCTGCCAATCGCCGGCCTGCTCTCCGACAAACGGGTCACCGAGGTCGCCGAAGCGGTCAAGGTGCTGAAGAAGGAATGGGCGGAAGCCGGCTGCACCATCCCCTACATGGGCTTCAATTTGATTCCGCTATCGGTCATTCCGGAAATTCGCATCACAGACAAGGGCCTCGTGCTGGTGCCGCAGATGGAGCTGGCGCCACTGTTCGAGTAG
- a CDS encoding Bug family tripartite tricarboxylate transporter substrate binding protein, whose product MFKFPARLVGAAVALTLAAAAPALAQQLELKLMAPAAPGGGWDQTARSMQQALVASGVARSVQVVNVPGAGGSVGIAQFVNGAKGDGNQLMVNGFVMVGALAMNKSPVTLEQVTPIARLTEEIQVIVVPANSPIKTAQDLAAAVKADIAKVTFAGGSAGGVDHVMAALFAGAVGADAKKINYIPFSGGGESLAAILGGKVTAGISGLSEYEGQIKSGKLRAIGVTSEKRIAGSDIPTFKEQGIDLVIANWRSVVAPPGITPEQRKTLSDAVEKMVKSDAWKEILKQKGWEDAYLGGDAFADFLKKETVRVTDVLKSVGLVKS is encoded by the coding sequence ATGTTCAAATTTCCCGCGCGCCTTGTCGGCGCAGCCGTCGCGCTGACCCTTGCAGCGGCCGCGCCCGCCTTGGCCCAGCAGCTCGAGCTCAAGCTGATGGCGCCGGCGGCCCCGGGCGGTGGCTGGGACCAGACCGCGCGCTCGATGCAGCAGGCGCTGGTCGCTTCGGGCGTCGCGCGCAGCGTGCAGGTCGTCAACGTTCCCGGCGCCGGCGGCAGCGTCGGCATCGCGCAGTTCGTCAACGGCGCCAAGGGCGACGGCAACCAGCTGATGGTCAACGGCTTCGTCATGGTGGGCGCGCTCGCCATGAACAAGTCGCCTGTCACGCTCGAGCAGGTGACGCCGATCGCGCGCCTCACCGAGGAAATCCAGGTGATCGTGGTGCCGGCGAATTCGCCGATCAAGACCGCGCAGGATCTGGCCGCCGCGGTGAAGGCCGACATCGCCAAGGTGACCTTCGCCGGCGGCTCGGCCGGCGGCGTCGACCATGTCATGGCGGCGCTGTTCGCGGGCGCCGTCGGCGCCGATGCGAAGAAGATCAACTACATCCCGTTCTCCGGCGGCGGCGAATCGCTGGCGGCGATCCTCGGCGGCAAGGTCACCGCGGGCATTTCGGGGCTGAGCGAGTATGAGGGGCAGATCAAGTCCGGCAAGCTGCGCGCGATCGGCGTGACCTCGGAGAAGCGCATCGCCGGCAGCGACATCCCGACCTTTAAGGAACAAGGCATCGACCTCGTGATCGCCAACTGGCGTTCGGTGGTCGCGCCTCCCGGCATCACGCCGGAGCAGCGCAAGACGCTGAGCGATGCGGTCGAGAAGATGGTGAAGTCGGACGCCTGGAAGGAAATCCTCAAGCAGAAGGGCTGGGAGGATGCCTATCTCGGCGGCGACGCCTTCGCCGACTTCCTGAAGAAGGAAACCGTGCGCGTCACCGACGTGCTGAAATCGGTCGGCCTGGTCAAGTCATGA
- the gcl gene encoding glyoxylate carboligase: protein MAKMRAVDAAVRILEKEGISTAFGVPGAAINPLYSALKKRGSIRHILARHVEGASHMAEGYTRAKAGNIGVCIGTSGPAGTDMITGLYSAIADSIPILCITGQAPRARLYKEDFQAVDIESIAKPVTKWAVTVREPALVPRVFSQAFHIMRSGRPGSVLIDMPLDVQLAEIEFDDETYEPLSVYKPTATRKQVEKALEMLNAAERPLIVAGGGIINADASDLLVEFAEIANVPVVPTLMGWGAIPDDHVLMAGMVGLQTSHRYGNATMLESDFVLGIGNRWANRHTGSVETYTKGRTFVHVDIEPTQIGRVFNPDLGIVSDAKAALELFVTVAREWRRSGRLRERQAWPAACRDRKKTMLRKSHFDNVPIKPQRVYEEMNKAFGRDTTYVTVIGLSQIAGAQFLGVYKPRNWINAGQAGPLGWTLPAALGVRAACPDREIVALSGDYDFQFLIEELAVGAQFNLPYIHVVVNNSYLGLIRQAQRGFDMDYHVQLSFENVNAPELGGYGVDHVAVAEGLGCKAIRVTDPKDTQAAFATARELMAKHRVPVVVEFILERVTNIAMGTEIDNIVEFEEVLDLPLDEVSTARPGVLQPAE, encoded by the coding sequence ATGGCGAAGATGCGAGCCGTCGATGCTGCCGTGCGAATTCTGGAGAAAGAGGGCATCTCGACTGCCTTCGGCGTTCCCGGGGCCGCGATCAATCCGCTGTACTCGGCGCTGAAGAAGCGCGGGTCGATCCGCCACATTCTCGCGCGCCATGTCGAGGGCGCCTCGCATATGGCCGAGGGCTATACGCGGGCGAAGGCCGGCAATATCGGCGTCTGCATCGGCACGTCGGGGCCGGCCGGCACCGACATGATCACCGGGCTCTATTCGGCGATCGCCGATTCCATTCCGATCCTCTGCATCACCGGTCAGGCGCCGCGCGCGCGGCTCTACAAGGAAGACTTCCAGGCCGTCGATATCGAGTCGATCGCAAAGCCCGTGACCAAATGGGCTGTGACCGTGCGCGAGCCGGCGCTGGTGCCGCGTGTGTTCAGCCAGGCCTTTCACATCATGCGCTCGGGCCGGCCGGGTTCGGTGCTGATCGACATGCCGCTCGACGTGCAGCTGGCCGAGATCGAGTTCGACGACGAGACCTATGAGCCGCTGTCGGTCTACAAGCCCACCGCGACGCGCAAGCAGGTCGAGAAGGCGCTGGAGATGCTCAATGCCGCCGAGCGGCCGCTGATCGTCGCCGGTGGCGGTATCATCAACGCCGACGCCTCGGACCTGCTGGTGGAATTCGCCGAGATTGCCAACGTGCCGGTCGTGCCAACGCTGATGGGGTGGGGCGCGATCCCCGACGACCACGTGCTGATGGCCGGCATGGTCGGCCTTCAGACCAGCCACCGCTATGGCAATGCGACCATGCTGGAATCCGACTTCGTGCTCGGCATCGGCAACCGCTGGGCCAACCGTCACACCGGCTCGGTCGAGACCTACACCAAGGGCCGCACCTTCGTGCATGTCGACATCGAGCCGACCCAGATCGGGCGCGTGTTCAATCCCGATCTCGGCATCGTCTCGGACGCCAAGGCCGCGCTCGAGCTCTTCGTCACCGTCGCCAGGGAGTGGCGGCGGTCAGGCAGGTTGCGCGAGCGCCAGGCGTGGCCCGCGGCCTGCCGCGATCGCAAGAAGACGATGCTGCGCAAGAGCCATTTCGACAACGTCCCGATCAAGCCGCAGCGCGTCTATGAAGAGATGAACAAGGCGTTCGGCCGCGACACCACCTATGTCACCGTGATCGGCTTGTCGCAGATCGCCGGCGCGCAGTTCCTGGGCGTCTACAAGCCGCGCAACTGGATCAATGCCGGGCAAGCCGGCCCGCTCGGCTGGACGCTGCCTGCCGCGCTCGGAGTGCGTGCGGCATGCCCGGATCGCGAGATCGTCGCGCTATCCGGCGATTACGACTTCCAGTTCCTGATCGAGGAGCTCGCGGTCGGCGCGCAGTTCAATCTGCCCTACATCCACGTCGTCGTGAACAATTCCTATCTCGGCCTGATCCGCCAGGCCCAGCGCGGCTTCGATATGGATTACCACGTCCAGCTCTCCTTCGAGAACGTCAACGCACCGGAGCTCGGTGGCTACGGCGTCGACCATGTCGCGGTCGCCGAAGGCCTGGGCTGCAAGGCGATCCGCGTCACCGATCCCAAGGATACGCAGGCCGCGTTTGCGACCGCGCGTGAATTGATGGCGAAGCACCGCGTGCCCGTCGTGGTCGAGTTCATTCTCGAACGCGTCACCAACATCGCGATGGGCACGGAGATCGACAACATCGTCGAGTTCGAGGAGGTGCTGGATCTGCCGCTCGACGAGGTCTCGACCGCGCGGCCGGGCGTGCTGCAGCCGGCGGAATAG
- a CDS encoding tripartite tricarboxylate transporter permease, producing the protein MDTFAALAHGMAVAVQPMNLLYALIGVFLGTAVGVLPGIGPALTVALLLPVTYKLDPGGSLIMFAGIYYGGMYGGSTTAILINTPGESASMATALEGNKMAKAGRGGPALATSAIGSFVAGTIATIGLAFLAPWLVDFAVRFGPEDYFALMCVAFVTVSATFGDSPIRGLTSLFIGLTLGLVGIDKLTGQARLAFGVPELLDGVEVTTLAVGLFAVGEALYVASRRHHTEEKLEPVRGSLWMTKEDWKRSWKPWLRGTMFGFPIGALPAGGAEIPTFLSYSTEKRLTKHPEEFGKGAIEGVAGPEAANNASAAGTLVPLLTLGLPTSATAAMMLAGFQQYGLNPGPLLFAERPDLVWGLIASLFIANCMLLVLNLPLVGLWVRLLAIPQPWLYAGILVFATMGTIAAKPSVVELSMLAGFGVLGFLMRRFDFPIAPVVVGLILGPIAESQLRRALAISLGDPITLLQSPISATLLGIALVALLAPFVLKGMGRFKANED; encoded by the coding sequence ATGGACACCTTTGCGGCGCTGGCCCACGGCATGGCGGTCGCCGTCCAGCCGATGAACCTGCTCTATGCGCTGATCGGCGTGTTCCTCGGCACGGCCGTCGGCGTGCTGCCCGGCATCGGCCCGGCCCTGACGGTCGCGCTGCTGCTGCCGGTGACCTACAAGCTCGACCCCGGCGGCTCGCTGATCATGTTCGCCGGCATCTACTACGGCGGCATGTATGGCGGATCGACCACCGCGATCCTGATCAACACGCCCGGCGAGAGCGCCTCGATGGCGACCGCGCTCGAAGGCAACAAGATGGCCAAGGCCGGCCGCGGCGGGCCGGCGCTTGCGACATCCGCGATCGGCTCCTTCGTCGCCGGCACCATCGCTACCATCGGGCTGGCGTTCCTTGCGCCGTGGCTGGTCGATTTCGCCGTTCGCTTCGGTCCCGAGGACTACTTCGCGCTGATGTGCGTCGCCTTCGTCACGGTGTCGGCGACCTTCGGCGATTCTCCGATCCGCGGCCTGACCAGCCTGTTCATCGGCCTGACGCTGGGCCTCGTCGGCATCGACAAGCTGACGGGGCAGGCGCGGCTTGCGTTCGGTGTTCCTGAATTGCTCGACGGCGTCGAGGTGACCACGCTTGCGGTCGGCCTGTTCGCAGTGGGCGAGGCGCTCTACGTCGCATCGCGCCGCCACCACACCGAGGAGAAGCTCGAGCCGGTGCGCGGCTCGTTGTGGATGACCAAGGAAGACTGGAAGCGCTCGTGGAAGCCGTGGCTGCGGGGAACCATGTTCGGCTTCCCGATCGGCGCGCTGCCCGCGGGCGGCGCGGAGATCCCGACCTTCCTGTCCTATTCCACCGAGAAGCGACTCACAAAACATCCGGAAGAATTCGGCAAAGGCGCGATCGAAGGCGTCGCGGGACCGGAGGCCGCCAACAACGCCTCCGCCGCCGGCACGCTGGTGCCGCTGCTGACGCTGGGATTGCCGACCTCGGCGACGGCCGCGATGATGCTGGCGGGGTTCCAGCAGTACGGCCTTAATCCGGGGCCGCTGCTGTTTGCCGAGCGGCCTGACCTCGTGTGGGGCCTGATCGCCAGTCTCTTCATCGCCAATTGCATGTTGCTGGTGCTCAATCTGCCGCTGGTCGGCCTGTGGGTGCGGCTGCTCGCGATCCCGCAGCCCTGGCTCTATGCCGGCATCCTCGTGTTCGCGACCATGGGCACCATCGCCGCAAAGCCCTCGGTCGTCGAATTGTCGATGCTGGCCGGCTTCGGCGTGCTCGGTTTCCTGATGCGCCGGTTCGACTTTCCGATCGCGCCCGTCGTCGTCGGCCTGATCCTCGGTCCGATCGCCGAGAGCCAGCTGCGCAGAGCGCTCGCAATCAGTCTCGGCGATCCCATAACGCTGCTCCAGAGCCCGATCTCGGCGACGCTGCTCGGCATCGCGCTGGTTGCGCTGCTGGCCCCGTTCGTGCTGAAGGGGATGGGGCGCTTCAAGGCGAACGAGGACTAG
- a CDS encoding acetate--CoA ligase family protein yields MSNSKDAVRKVLDQVKADNRTSLTAPEGKLVCDAYGIPVPKEGVARSAGEAGKMASSMGFPVVMKIVSPDILHKTEAGGVIVGLKTAEDAEKAYETILSNAKKYKSDAKIEGVQVQQMLAGGTEVIVGSITDGSFGKLVAFGLGGVLVEVLKDITFRLAPATKEDALSMLDGIQAHEILKGVRGGEAVNRTALADVIVKVSQLVTDFPEIVELDLNPVFATAKDAIAADVRIVVDFAYVPKPKPRPTEEIVAAMSRIMQPKAVAVVGASAEDGKIGNSVMKNLINGGYKGDIYPIHPKAAEILGYKAYKSVKDVPGVIDTAVFAIPAKFVAAALTECGEKKIPGAVLIPSGFAEAGAPELQAEIVEVGKKYDIRLMGPNIYGFYYTPANLCATFCTAYDVKGHAALSSQSGGIGMAIIGFSRSAKMGVSAIVGLGNKSDIDEDDLLAFFEQDPNTNLIAQHCEDLKDGRAFAEAAKRVSKKKPVVVLKAGRTSAGAKAASSHTGALAGNDKIYEDVLAQSGVIRARSLRQLLEFARGVPVLPTPKGENVLIITGAGGSGVLLSDSCVDNGLSLMSMPPDLDAAFRKFIPPFGAAGNPVDITGGEPPITYVNTVKLGLSDERIHSLILGYWHTIVTPPMVFARNMVEVKKEMEAKGFVKPIVASLAGDVEVEEAAEYLYQNGIPAYAYSTELPVEVLGAKYKWARGAGLL; encoded by the coding sequence ATGTCCAATTCCAAAGATGCCGTCCGCAAAGTGCTCGACCAGGTCAAGGCGGACAACCGCACCAGCCTGACCGCGCCGGAAGGCAAGCTGGTCTGCGACGCCTACGGCATTCCGGTGCCGAAGGAGGGCGTGGCCAGGTCGGCGGGCGAGGCCGGCAAGATGGCCTCCTCGATGGGCTTCCCGGTGGTGATGAAGATCGTCTCGCCGGACATTCTCCACAAGACCGAAGCCGGCGGCGTCATCGTCGGCCTCAAGACGGCCGAGGATGCCGAGAAGGCCTACGAGACCATTCTCTCCAACGCCAAGAAGTACAAGTCCGATGCCAAGATCGAGGGCGTCCAGGTGCAGCAGATGCTGGCCGGCGGCACCGAGGTCATCGTCGGCTCGATCACCGACGGCTCGTTCGGCAAGCTGGTCGCTTTCGGCCTCGGCGGCGTACTGGTCGAAGTCCTGAAGGACATCACCTTCCGCCTCGCGCCTGCGACCAAGGAAGACGCGCTCTCGATGCTCGACGGCATCCAGGCGCATGAGATTTTGAAGGGCGTTCGCGGCGGCGAGGCGGTGAACCGCACGGCGCTCGCCGACGTCATCGTCAAGGTCTCGCAGCTCGTCACCGATTTCCCTGAGATCGTCGAGCTCGATCTCAACCCGGTGTTCGCGACGGCCAAGGACGCGATCGCCGCCGACGTGCGCATCGTCGTCGACTTCGCCTATGTGCCGAAGCCGAAGCCGCGCCCGACCGAAGAGATCGTCGCGGCCATGAGCCGCATCATGCAGCCGAAGGCGGTCGCCGTGGTCGGCGCCTCCGCCGAGGACGGCAAGATCGGCAACTCCGTGATGAAGAACCTCATCAACGGCGGCTACAAGGGCGACATCTATCCGATCCACCCCAAGGCCGCCGAGATCCTCGGTTACAAGGCCTACAAGAGCGTGAAGGACGTTCCGGGGGTGATCGACACGGCCGTGTTCGCGATCCCCGCGAAGTTCGTGGCGGCGGCGCTCACCGAGTGCGGCGAGAAGAAAATCCCGGGTGCGGTGCTGATTCCGTCGGGCTTCGCTGAAGCCGGCGCGCCGGAGCTCCAGGCCGAGATCGTCGAGGTCGGCAAGAAGTATGACATCCGCCTGATGGGGCCGAACATCTACGGCTTCTATTATACGCCTGCCAATCTCTGCGCGACCTTCTGTACGGCTTACGACGTCAAGGGCCACGCGGCGCTCTCGTCGCAGTCGGGCGGCATCGGCATGGCTATCATCGGCTTCTCGCGCTCGGCCAAGATGGGCGTCTCGGCGATCGTCGGCCTCGGCAACAAGTCCGACATCGACGAGGACGATCTGCTGGCCTTCTTCGAGCAGGATCCGAACACGAACCTGATCGCGCAGCACTGCGAAGACCTCAAGGACGGCCGCGCCTTCGCGGAAGCCGCCAAGCGCGTCTCCAAGAAGAAGCCGGTCGTCGTGCTCAAGGCCGGCCGCACCTCGGCCGGCGCGAAGGCGGCCTCGTCGCACACCGGCGCGCTCGCCGGTAACGACAAGATCTACGAGGACGTCCTGGCGCAGTCCGGCGTGATCCGGGCCCGCTCGCTGCGACAGCTGCTCGAATTCGCCCGTGGCGTGCCGGTACTGCCGACGCCGAAGGGCGAGAACGTGCTGATCATCACCGGTGCGGGCGGCTCTGGCGTGCTGCTGTCGGACTCCTGCGTCGACAACGGCCTCTCGCTGATGTCGATGCCGCCGGATCTGGATGCGGCCTTCCGCAAGTTCATCCCGCCGTTCGGTGCGGCCGGAAATCCTGTGGATATCACCGGCGGCGAGCCGCCGATCACCTACGTCAACACGGTGAAGCTCGGCCTGTCGGACGAGCGGATCCATTCGCTGATCCTTGGCTACTGGCACACCATCGTCACGCCGCCGATGGTGTTCGCCCGCAACATGGTCGAGGTGAAGAAGGAGATGGAGGCCAAGGGCTTCGTGAAGCCGATCGTCGCCTCGCTCGCCGGCGACGTCGAGGTCGAGGAAGCCGCCGAATATCTCTACCAGAACGGCATCCCGGCCTACGCCTACTCCACCGAGCTTCCGGTCGAGGTGCTCGGCGCCAAGTACAAGTGGGCGCGCGGGGCAGGGCTGCTCTGA
- a CDS encoding NYN domain-containing protein: MPSELRSPRLAVLIDADNASAKIADGLFEEIAKIGEASVRRIYGDFSNARSRGWADILSKHAIIPQQQFAYTTGKNASDITLVIDAMDLLHSGRFDGFCLVSSDSDFTRLAARIREQGVDVFGFGEQKTPESFRQACRRFVYTENLVSVPATTQDAASRSTSLQPPDAATPIIKKVITQMESEDGWVALGEVGRQLANLASDFDPRTFGFRKLSDLVRKTNSFEIDEPKGRSMRIRVKPAAAAPPRRRNPRRPARVGTTGSSAPKA, translated from the coding sequence ATGCCGTCGGAACTTCGCTCGCCCCGTCTCGCCGTTCTGATCGATGCCGACAACGCCTCTGCGAAGATTGCGGATGGCCTGTTCGAGGAGATTGCCAAGATTGGCGAAGCCAGCGTCCGCCGCATCTACGGCGACTTCTCCAATGCACGGTCCAGGGGCTGGGCCGACATCCTGTCCAAACACGCCATCATCCCGCAGCAGCAATTCGCCTATACGACGGGAAAGAATGCTTCCGACATAACCCTGGTCATCGACGCCATGGACCTGCTCCACAGCGGCCGGTTCGACGGCTTTTGCCTGGTCTCGTCCGACAGCGATTTTACCCGTCTGGCCGCCCGCATCCGTGAGCAGGGCGTCGATGTGTTCGGGTTCGGCGAGCAGAAGACGCCGGAAAGCTTCAGGCAGGCCTGCCGAAGGTTCGTCTACACCGAGAACCTGGTCTCCGTCCCGGCGACCACCCAGGATGCCGCCTCAAGATCGACGTCGCTTCAGCCGCCCGATGCCGCCACGCCCATCATCAAGAAGGTCATCACCCAGATGGAGAGCGAGGACGGCTGGGTCGCGCTCGGTGAAGTCGGCCGGCAGCTCGCCAATCTGGCCTCGGATTTCGATCCGAGAACGTTCGGGTTCCGCAAGCTGAGCGACCTCGTGCGCAAGACGAATTCGTTCGAGATCGACGAGCCAAAGGGCCGGTCGATGCGAATTCGGGTCAAGCCCGCCGCCGCCGCACCGCCGAGAAGGCGGAACCCGCGCAGGCCTGCAAGGGTGGGGACGACGGGCAGTTCGGCGCCCAAGGCGTAA
- a CDS encoding IclR family transcriptional regulator, with product MSKNVIRRKSLEPRSPSEADHDARDGGVQSVDRALSILETLAEDDEGYRLSDLAVRTGLSASTVHRLLATLENRRFVQFDRAESKWHVGVRSFTVGASFARRRNFSTQAIPYLRKLRDLTRETANLAVVDDEFIIVLTRMESREIMRSLTQVGGRVAMVTSGVGKAVLATYSDEDVGAVIRHHGMPRLTEKSIVRPGDLFKELEKIRKQGFALDDEEACMGLRCIAAVVYNDCAEPLAAISVSGMTSRLTDDRLPEIGQIVREVAGELTVALGGVMPKSG from the coding sequence ATGAGCAAGAACGTGATCCGGCGCAAATCGCTCGAGCCTCGATCGCCATCGGAGGCCGACCACGACGCGCGCGATGGCGGCGTGCAGTCCGTCGACCGCGCGCTGTCGATCCTCGAAACGCTGGCCGAAGACGACGAGGGTTATCGCCTCAGCGACCTCGCCGTGCGCACCGGCCTGTCGGCCTCCACCGTCCACCGCCTGCTGGCAACGCTGGAAAACCGCCGCTTCGTGCAGTTCGACCGCGCCGAATCCAAATGGCATGTCGGCGTGCGCAGTTTTACCGTGGGCGCGAGCTTTGCCCGGCGGCGTAATTTCTCCACGCAGGCGATTCCATATCTCCGCAAGCTGCGTGATCTCACCCGCGAGACCGCCAACCTCGCCGTCGTCGACGACGAGTTCATCATCGTGCTGACCCGCATGGAGAGCCGCGAGATCATGCGCTCGCTGACCCAGGTCGGCGGCCGCGTCGCCATGGTGACGTCAGGCGTCGGCAAGGCAGTGCTCGCGACTTATTCGGACGAGGACGTCGGCGCGGTCATCCGCCATCACGGCATGCCCCGCCTGACCGAGAAGTCGATCGTGCGGCCGGGCGACCTGTTCAAGGAGCTCGAGAAGATCCGCAAGCAGGGTTTTGCGCTCGACGATGAAGAAGCCTGTATGGGCCTGCGCTGTATTGCCGCAGTGGTCTACAACGACTGCGCCGAGCCGCTCGCGGCGATTTCCGTCTCGGGCATGACCAGCCGCCTGACCGACGACAGATTGCCGGAAATCGGCCAAATCGTGCGCGAAGTCGCCGGCGAATTGACCGTCGCGCTCGGCGGGGTGATGCCGAAGTCTGGCTAA